A genomic stretch from Sphingomonas faeni includes:
- the tgt gene encoding tRNA guanosine(34) transglycosylase Tgt, giving the protein MTTRPRFDFTISATDGKARTGVIAMQRGDIRTPAFMPVGTAATVKGMKPADVVDAGADIILGNTYHLMLRPGAERVARLGGLHAFSGWSKPILTDSGGYQVMSLADLTKRSEEGVSFKSHLDGTRHLLSPERSIEIQRLLGSNIVMAFDELVPTTSTREVQAAAMERSMRWAKRSRAAFDSGEAHAENNAIFGIQQGALNEDFRKSSADALIDIGFDGYAVGGLAVGEGQEAMFGCLDFAPGQLPIDKPRYLMGVGKPDDIVGAVERGIDMFDCVMPTRSGRTGQAFTRTGPINIRNAKFAEDMGPLDPACPCPVCATWGRAYLHHLVRSGEMLGAMLMTEHNIWFYETLMADLRAAIASGTLTQFANDFRAMYVRKSEGEPK; this is encoded by the coding sequence ATGACCACCCGTCCCCGCTTCGACTTCACCATATCCGCCACCGACGGCAAGGCGCGCACCGGCGTCATCGCGATGCAGCGCGGCGATATCCGCACGCCCGCCTTCATGCCGGTCGGTACCGCGGCGACCGTCAAGGGGATGAAGCCCGCAGATGTCGTCGATGCGGGCGCCGACATCATCCTCGGCAACACCTATCATCTGATGCTGCGACCGGGCGCGGAGCGGGTCGCGCGGCTCGGCGGGCTTCACGCGTTTTCGGGCTGGTCGAAGCCGATCCTGACCGATTCCGGCGGCTATCAGGTGATGAGCCTCGCCGACCTGACCAAGCGCTCCGAGGAGGGCGTGTCGTTCAAATCGCACCTGGACGGGACGCGGCATCTGCTCAGCCCGGAGCGGTCGATCGAGATCCAGCGGTTGCTCGGCTCGAACATCGTCATGGCGTTCGACGAACTGGTGCCGACGACGTCCACGCGGGAAGTCCAAGCCGCGGCGATGGAGCGATCGATGCGCTGGGCGAAGCGGTCGCGCGCGGCGTTCGATTCCGGAGAGGCTCACGCCGAGAATAACGCGATTTTCGGGATCCAGCAGGGCGCGCTGAACGAGGATTTCCGGAAGTCTTCGGCGGATGCGCTGATCGATATCGGCTTCGACGGCTATGCGGTCGGCGGGCTGGCCGTCGGCGAAGGGCAAGAGGCTATGTTCGGCTGCCTCGACTTCGCGCCGGGGCAGTTGCCGATCGACAAACCGCGCTATCTGATGGGGGTCGGCAAGCCGGACGACATCGTCGGTGCCGTCGAGCGCGGGATCGACATGTTCGACTGCGTGATGCCCACGCGGTCGGGTCGCACCGGCCAGGCGTTCACGCGGACCGGGCCGATCAACATCCGCAACGCGAAGTTCGCCGAGGATATGGGGCCGCTCGACCCCGCCTGCCCCTGCCCGGTCTGCGCAACCTGGGGCCGGGCGTATCTGCATCACCTCGTCCGGTCGGGCGAAATGCTTGGCGCAATGCTCATGACGGAGCATAACATCTGGTTCTACGAAACGCTGATGGCGGATCTGCGGGCGGCGATCGCCTCGGGCACGCTGACGCAGTTCGCGAATGATTTCCGCGCGATGTATGTCCGGAAGAGTGAAGGAGAGCCCAAGTGA
- a CDS encoding polyprenyl synthetase family protein: protein MSSVTLETALAEVSVEIDRQFDQLLAIPDDPRGDLYRAMRHAAIGGGKRLRPLLVFATANLFDVARECSARAATALEAIHVYSLIHDDLPSMDNDDMRRGKPTVHKVFDEATAILAGDCLHALAFEILADPATHADPFVRIELVMDLARAAGPNGMAGGQKMDIEAEATRFDLNTVTRLQQMKTGALISASVEAGAILGRLPPEGRVGLRGYAHDLGLAFQIADDLLDAEGDEAVVGKSLRKDEVAGKETFLSLLGPERAREQARMLVDQAIAHLHSYGKEADLLRDIARFVLERDR, encoded by the coding sequence GTGAGTTCCGTCACGCTCGAGACAGCACTCGCCGAGGTCTCGGTCGAGATCGACCGGCAGTTCGACCAGCTGCTGGCGATCCCCGACGATCCGCGTGGCGACCTTTACCGGGCGATGCGGCATGCGGCGATCGGCGGGGGCAAGCGGCTGCGGCCGTTGCTGGTGTTCGCCACCGCCAACCTGTTCGACGTCGCGCGGGAATGCTCGGCACGGGCGGCGACAGCGTTGGAGGCGATCCATGTCTATTCGCTGATCCATGACGACCTGCCGTCGATGGACAATGACGACATGCGCCGCGGCAAGCCGACCGTGCACAAGGTCTTTGACGAGGCGACTGCGATCCTGGCGGGCGATTGCCTGCATGCGCTGGCGTTCGAGATTTTGGCTGATCCGGCGACGCATGCCGACCCGTTCGTGCGGATCGAACTGGTCATGGACCTGGCGCGGGCTGCTGGCCCTAACGGCATGGCCGGTGGGCAGAAAATGGATATCGAGGCTGAGGCGACGCGGTTCGACCTCAACACCGTTACGCGGTTGCAGCAGATGAAGACGGGTGCGTTGATTTCGGCTTCGGTCGAGGCTGGCGCGATTCTGGGGCGGTTGCCGCCGGAAGGTCGCGTAGGGCTGCGTGGCTATGCGCATGACCTGGGGCTCGCGTTCCAGATCGCCGACGATTTGCTCGATGCCGAGGGCGACGAGGCGGTGGTCGGTAAGTCGCTGCGCAAGGACGAGGTTGCGGGCAAGGAAACGTTCCTGTCGCTGCTCGGGCCCGAGCGTGCGCGCGAACAGGCGCGGATGCTGGTCGACCAGGCGATCGCGCATTTGCATAGCTACGGCAAGGAAGCCGATCTGCTGCGGGATATCGCCCGCTTCGTGCTCGAACGCGACCGCTAG
- a CDS encoding exodeoxyribonuclease VII small subunit, translated as MDTPIEDLAFEDALKELELIVGKLESGDTPLQQAIELYERGNKLRQRCADRLDAAQARIEAIRLDGDGKPAGVRPFAAG; from the coding sequence ATGGACACGCCGATCGAAGACCTCGCGTTCGAGGATGCACTGAAGGAACTCGAGCTTATCGTCGGGAAGTTGGAAAGTGGCGATACGCCGCTCCAGCAGGCGATCGAGCTGTACGAGCGCGGCAACAAGCTGCGCCAGCGCTGCGCCGACCGGCTCGATGCGGCGCAGGCGCGGATCGAGGCCATCCGGCTCGATGGCGACGGCAAGCCTGCCGGCGTCCGCCCGTTTGCGGCGGGCTGA
- a CDS encoding DUF3597 domain-containing protein gives MSIFSKIKSAIFGEKGPLGSGHFGTPKPAAPAPQTTAAQPQATPTPQAAPAATPVTAPAPQSVDVEAVLSGIASRKNSDLNWRSSIVDLMKLLDLDSSLDNRKELATELGYTGAKDGSAEMNIWLHKAVMRELAKNGGTVPAGLKD, from the coding sequence ATGAGCATCTTCAGCAAGATCAAGTCCGCTATCTTTGGTGAGAAGGGCCCGCTGGGCAGCGGCCATTTCGGCACGCCCAAGCCCGCCGCACCCGCGCCCCAGACGACTGCTGCTCAGCCCCAGGCTACACCGACTCCGCAAGCCGCGCCGGCCGCCACGCCGGTGACCGCGCCCGCACCGCAGTCGGTCGACGTCGAGGCCGTCCTGTCGGGCATCGCCTCGCGCAAGAATTCCGATCTCAACTGGCGGTCGTCGATCGTCGACCTGATGAAGCTGCTCGACCTCGATTCGAGCCTCGACAACCGCAAGGAACTCGCCACCGAGCTCGGTTACACCGGCGCGAAGGACGGCAGTGCGGAGATGAACATCTGGCTGCACAAGGCCGTGATGCGCGAGCTGGCGAAGAACGGCGGCACCGTACCGGCCGGTCTCAAGGACTGA
- a CDS encoding EF-hand domain-containing protein, producing the protein MLLTFALLQAITAAPPPAGTPQPPATIFAEPAAMFIAACDANGDGRVTQAELTAGVARSYATAEGAATGSIGYIAYADWEQAWLGDRNALPSPFEVDRDGDNRITLAELQTRFAQFFARFDRDKDGVLTRAELITIRGAPVGDRYGIRKKK; encoded by the coding sequence ATGCTGCTCACTTTCGCTCTGCTCCAGGCCATTACCGCCGCGCCGCCGCCCGCGGGGACGCCACAGCCGCCTGCAACGATTTTCGCCGAACCAGCCGCCATGTTCATCGCCGCCTGCGATGCGAATGGCGATGGCCGCGTGACGCAGGCCGAACTGACCGCGGGGGTCGCGCGGAGCTACGCCACCGCCGAGGGCGCCGCGACCGGATCGATCGGATACATCGCCTATGCCGATTGGGAGCAGGCGTGGCTGGGGGATCGCAATGCGCTGCCGAGCCCGTTCGAGGTCGATCGCGACGGCGACAACCGGATCACGCTCGCCGAACTCCAGACGCGGTTCGCGCAGTTCTTCGCGCGGTTCGACCGCGACAAGGACGGCGTGCTGACCCGCGCCGAACTCATCACCATCCGCGGCGCGCCGGTCGGCGATCGCTACGGCATCCGCAAGAAAAAGTAA
- a CDS encoding M16 family metallopeptidase has protein sequence MRLLRSALLLTAACLPVAVVAQTAPGPTQVSVKPIAYTERTLPNGLRVYAIRDTGTPNVSVQVWYDVGSKDDPKGKSGFAHMFEHLMFKSTRNLVSEQMDRLTEDVGGYNNASTNDDYTNYYEVIPANHLQRLLFAEADRMASLVVEPKSFGSERDVVKEELRQSTLARPYGKLFSLYYPALAYAAHPYARGTIGNLENLEAAGIDDVRAFHATYYRPDNAILVVSGNFDPAQLNGWVDQYFARIKKPAAAIPRVTVAEPARTKAVARTVYEPNTPLPAVLVSYHVPADRDADSAALTVLNAVLATGESSRLYENVVYRDQLAQSAEAFLDTKQSTGNLVVYAIMAGGKTAEAGEAALKREIARFRDAPVTAAELAEAKNEILTQSIQSRETAEGKASTLAAAVLIDGDPQAADKQLAAIARVTAADIQRVARKYLGENQSATIRYMPIADKPATGVADTIAVAPTVQVADLKAPADIEIVTPAPDGQRVQPPAPSAPVSPTIPQPVEVRLANGMQLVTVERHDLPIVTAYLVTAGGAATDPANRAGVSSLAAELLTKGTRTRSATEIARAIEGLGGAIGSAAGSDGASVDVTVKSDQLAPAMAILADLAVNPTFAPEEIERARTQQIDAVTLALKNPAQVAGLVADRAVLGGSPYGAPIGGTPLSLKAITRPDIAAAYARSFQPGQATLIMVGDVTAARAKALAEAQFGRWQSAGPTPAKTPEVVYPKPRVIVVDMPEAGQAGVVVARPAIARNDARYYPLAVGNTVLGGGFSSRLNQEIRIKRGLAYGAGSGLDAGKTQGTVAARTQTKNPTAAEVVTLIAAEMARLGAAPVPAAELDTRKAVLVGNFGRGIETTSGVAGILGAYVQNGVPLGELQRYTGAVGAVDPAAVQAAAVALLDPKAASIVVVGDAKQFIEPLRKAYPNVEVIPEAALKLDTATLR, from the coding sequence ATGCGCCTCCTCCGCTCCGCGTTGCTGCTGACCGCAGCATGTCTTCCCGTAGCGGTGGTGGCGCAAACCGCACCGGGCCCGACGCAGGTATCGGTCAAGCCGATCGCCTATACCGAGCGTACGCTGCCCAATGGCCTGCGCGTCTACGCGATCCGCGATACCGGCACGCCGAACGTGTCGGTGCAGGTCTGGTACGACGTCGGCTCCAAGGACGACCCGAAGGGCAAGTCCGGGTTCGCGCACATGTTCGAACATCTCATGTTCAAGTCGACGCGCAACCTCGTGTCGGAGCAGATGGACCGGCTGACCGAGGATGTCGGCGGCTACAACAACGCGTCGACCAACGACGACTACACCAATTATTACGAGGTGATCCCCGCCAACCACCTCCAGCGGCTGCTGTTCGCGGAGGCCGACCGGATGGCGAGCCTCGTCGTCGAGCCCAAGAGCTTCGGGTCCGAGCGCGACGTGGTGAAGGAGGAACTCCGCCAGAGCACGCTCGCAAGGCCGTACGGCAAGCTGTTCTCGCTGTATTATCCGGCGCTCGCCTATGCGGCGCACCCTTATGCGCGCGGGACGATCGGCAACCTGGAGAATCTCGAGGCGGCCGGGATCGACGACGTTCGTGCGTTTCACGCGACCTATTATCGGCCGGACAATGCCATCCTGGTGGTGTCGGGCAATTTCGATCCCGCGCAGTTGAACGGCTGGGTCGATCAGTATTTCGCCAGGATCAAGAAGCCCGCGGCGGCGATCCCGCGCGTTACGGTGGCGGAGCCGGCACGGACCAAGGCGGTGGCGCGCACCGTGTACGAGCCGAACACGCCATTGCCTGCGGTGCTGGTCAGCTATCACGTGCCTGCCGACCGCGATGCGGATAGCGCGGCGCTGACCGTATTGAACGCCGTGCTGGCGACGGGTGAGAGCTCGCGGCTGTACGAGAACGTCGTGTACCGCGATCAGCTCGCGCAATCGGCCGAGGCCTTCCTCGATACCAAGCAGTCGACTGGCAATCTAGTGGTCTATGCGATCATGGCGGGCGGCAAGACGGCCGAGGCGGGCGAGGCCGCATTGAAGCGCGAGATCGCGCGGTTCCGCGATGCGCCGGTGACGGCCGCCGAACTGGCCGAGGCGAAAAACGAGATCCTTACCCAGTCGATCCAGTCGCGCGAGACCGCCGAGGGCAAGGCGAGCACGCTGGCTGCCGCGGTGTTGATCGACGGCGATCCGCAGGCGGCGGACAAGCAGCTCGCGGCGATCGCGCGGGTGACTGCGGCGGATATCCAGCGGGTAGCGCGGAAATATCTGGGCGAGAACCAGTCGGCGACGATCCGGTACATGCCGATCGCCGACAAGCCCGCGACCGGCGTTGCCGATACGATCGCGGTGGCGCCGACCGTCCAGGTTGCCGACCTGAAGGCGCCTGCGGATATCGAGATCGTGACGCCTGCGCCGGACGGCCAGCGCGTGCAGCCGCCGGCACCGAGCGCACCGGTATCGCCGACGATCCCGCAGCCGGTCGAGGTTCGTCTCGCCAACGGCATGCAGCTGGTCACGGTGGAGCGGCACGACCTGCCGATCGTCACCGCCTATCTGGTGACCGCCGGCGGTGCGGCGACCGATCCGGCGAACCGCGCCGGCGTGAGCAGCTTGGCCGCAGAACTGCTAACCAAGGGAACCAGGACGCGCTCGGCAACGGAGATCGCGCGGGCGATCGAGGGGCTCGGCGGCGCGATCGGCAGCGCGGCGGGCAGCGATGGCGCGTCGGTCGACGTAACGGTAAAGTCGGACCAACTCGCGCCCGCAATGGCGATCCTGGCGGACCTTGCGGTGAACCCGACCTTCGCCCCCGAGGAGATCGAGCGGGCGCGGACGCAGCAGATCGATGCGGTTACGCTGGCGCTCAAGAACCCTGCGCAGGTCGCCGGGCTCGTCGCGGACCGTGCGGTGCTCGGCGGATCGCCTTATGGTGCACCGATCGGGGGGACGCCCTTGTCGTTGAAGGCCATCACCCGGCCGGACATCGCCGCGGCGTATGCACGGAGTTTCCAGCCAGGCCAGGCAACGCTGATCATGGTCGGCGACGTCACCGCCGCGCGGGCGAAGGCGTTGGCGGAGGCGCAGTTCGGACGCTGGCAATCGGCTGGCCCGACGCCGGCGAAGACGCCCGAGGTCGTGTATCCCAAGCCTCGCGTGATCGTCGTCGACATGCCGGAGGCGGGTCAGGCGGGCGTGGTCGTCGCGCGGCCCGCGATCGCGCGGAACGATGCGCGCTATTACCCGCTGGCCGTCGGCAATACCGTGCTCGGCGGCGGTTTCTCGTCGCGGCTGAACCAGGAAATCCGGATCAAGCGCGGGCTTGCGTACGGCGCGGGTAGCGGACTCGATGCGGGGAAGACGCAGGGCACGGTCGCGGCGCGGACGCAGACCAAGAACCCGACCGCAGCGGAGGTCGTGACGCTGATCGCAGCGGAGATGGCGCGGCTGGGGGCGGCGCCCGTGCCCGCCGCCGAACTCGACACGCGCAAGGCCGTGCTGGTCGGTAATTTCGGGCGCGGGATCGAGACGACGTCGGGGGTTGCCGGCATCCTCGGCGCGTATGTCCAGAACGGCGTGCCGCTGGGCGAGCTGCAGCGCTACACCGGCGCGGTTGGTGCGGTCGATCCGGCGGCGGTGCAGGCGGCGGCGGTCGCGCTGCTCGATCCGAAGGCGGCGAGCATCGTCGTGGTCGGCGACGCCAAGCAATTCATCGAACCACTGCGCAAAGCCTATCCGAACGTCGAGGTCATTCCCGAGGCCGCGCTTAAGCTCGACACCGCAACTTTACGGTAA
- a CDS encoding DUF5615 family PIN-like protein, with protein sequence MKFLVDAQLPPALCRWLRDRGEDATHVAEIEMLAASDRAIAARAEADGSVLISKDDDFVYLRYPDRFALVWLRCGNASNRVLIVWIEARWDQVAMLLRNGERLVEVR encoded by the coding sequence ATGAAATTCCTCGTCGATGCGCAGTTACCGCCAGCATTATGCAGGTGGTTGCGCGATCGGGGCGAGGACGCGACGCACGTTGCGGAGATCGAGATGCTCGCCGCGAGTGATCGGGCCATTGCCGCTCGCGCGGAGGCTGATGGGTCGGTGCTGATCAGCAAGGACGATGATTTTGTCTATCTTCGATATCCGGATCGGTTCGCTCTGGTGTGGCTCCGCTGCGGCAACGCGAGCAACCGGGTACTGATCGTTTGGATCGAGGCGAGATGGGATCAGGTCGCGATGCTACTTCGGAACGGCGAACGGCTCGTGGAGGTTCGCTGA
- a CDS encoding DUF3644 domain-containing protein: MLTPSMTALEKQIVKALLGKGQRNQDIHALINTGRDPTVNFGRISDVKKLEILPATDEQIERFRLEKSLIDLQTGLSPFENERLVRAREAMMLAIQIFNMPLLRFKVEVFAVLSNIAWTYLLHEFYIRQGRVITHKDGSSFLLGQMIKRQDVPITAGSVKNLQAMKVIRDAVEHKTLSAIGETFYAIFQANCLNFEKSLCELFGERVSLGKDLSYAIQISKMSIDQAAMLQKAEVAGPIQSIDAQLSKMFTDDEMSDPDFKFKVSYSLEKASKGDAHFTFSNKLGDGNPHNVLVQKVAADENWPLRASLVVKKVMEKTGKKFSSHNHTQAWRKLGVRPKPGSLTPSATTPKFCTYHVAHNDYTYSDEWVDKLCGIVTDDIEFGKLKAFKL, from the coding sequence ATGCTTACGCCTTCAATGACCGCTCTTGAGAAGCAGATTGTTAAGGCGCTTTTGGGGAAGGGGCAGCGCAACCAAGACATTCATGCTTTGATCAATACTGGCCGCGATCCGACCGTAAATTTTGGTCGAATTAGCGATGTAAAAAAACTGGAGATATTGCCGGCGACTGACGAGCAGATTGAGCGGTTCAGATTGGAGAAATCGCTTATCGATCTGCAGACGGGCTTATCACCATTCGAGAATGAACGTTTAGTTCGGGCTCGGGAAGCGATGATGCTGGCTATTCAGATATTCAATATGCCGCTTCTTCGTTTCAAGGTTGAGGTATTTGCGGTCCTATCAAACATAGCTTGGACGTATTTGCTTCACGAATTTTATATTCGCCAAGGCCGTGTCATTACCCATAAAGATGGAAGCTCATTCCTTCTTGGCCAGATGATAAAAAGGCAGGATGTTCCGATCACCGCTGGATCGGTTAAAAACCTTCAAGCAATGAAGGTAATTAGGGACGCGGTTGAGCATAAAACCCTCTCAGCGATCGGCGAGACATTTTACGCAATATTTCAGGCCAACTGCCTGAATTTCGAAAAGTCATTATGCGAACTGTTCGGGGAGCGTGTTTCGCTGGGTAAAGATTTATCCTATGCAATCCAGATTTCTAAAATGTCGATAGATCAGGCGGCGATGCTTCAAAAGGCTGAGGTTGCAGGACCAATTCAATCGATTGATGCGCAATTAAGTAAAATGTTTACCGATGATGAAATGTCTGACCCAGATTTCAAATTCAAGGTTAGCTACTCATTGGAGAAGGCGTCGAAGGGCGATGCTCATTTCACGTTTTCCAATAAGCTGGGAGACGGAAATCCTCACAACGTACTAGTTCAGAAGGTTGCAGCGGATGAAAATTGGCCGCTCAGGGCAAGTTTGGTAGTCAAGAAGGTAATGGAGAAGACGGGCAAAAAATTTAGCTCACATAACCATACCCAGGCGTGGCGGAAATTAGGTGTCCGTCCTAAACCTGGATCGTTAACTCCAAGCGCTACGACACCGAAATTTTGCACGTATCATGTTGCGCACAATGACTACACCTATTCGGATGAATGGGTCGACAAGTTGTGTGGTATAGTGACGGATGACATTGAGTTCGGAAAATTAAAGGCCTTCAAACTCTAA
- a CDS encoding DUF433 domain-containing protein — protein MTLAGFPRISIDPGVCGGRPVVTGTRVRVTDVLEMLAGGASIAEIVADFPYLSEADVQAALGYAAATTDHPVVLAAE, from the coding sequence ATGACGCTAGCTGGCTTTCCCCGCATCTCGATAGACCCCGGCGTTTGTGGTGGTCGCCCGGTTGTCACGGGCACGCGTGTCCGGGTTACCGACGTTCTCGAAATGTTGGCGGGCGGCGCGAGTATTGCGGAGATCGTTGCCGACTTTCCGTATTTAAGCGAAGCCGACGTACAGGCAGCCTTGGGCTATGCGGCCGCGACGACCGATCATCCGGTGGTACTGGCGGCCGAATGA
- a CDS encoding cold-shock protein, with protein sequence MAITGTVKFFNADKGYGFIAPDGGGNDAFVHITAVERAGMPTLNQNQRVTYELEPDKRGKQSAVNLQPAD encoded by the coding sequence ATGGCTATCACCGGAACCGTAAAGTTTTTCAACGCCGACAAGGGCTATGGCTTCATCGCGCCGGACGGCGGCGGCAACGATGCATTCGTGCACATCACCGCGGTTGAGCGCGCCGGCATGCCGACGCTGAACCAGAACCAGCGCGTCACCTACGAGCTCGAGCCCGACAAGCGTGGCAAGCAGTCGGCCGTGAACCTCCAGCCAGCCGATTGA
- a CDS encoding peptidylprolyl isomerase — protein MRFFVGMFALLGCLVTVPASAQKNEAAAPAVRATPPLTTDTQNLLLLDLSTGGRVTIWLRPDVAPLMVERIKTLTRQHFYDGLAFHRVIDGFMAQGGDPKGDGTGGSTLPDVKAEFNYLPHVRGAVSAARSDKEDSANSQFFIVFQPRLSLDKKYTVFGRVIDGMQYVDAIERGEPPANPSRIVHAYIAADNPPAYIAGPPAPALGAPVTLPGTATGSNAAKPKLAPAARKAPVKKAPAKK, from the coding sequence ATGCGCTTTTTCGTCGGAATGTTCGCGTTGCTCGGGTGCCTTGTCACGGTGCCGGCGAGTGCGCAGAAGAATGAGGCCGCGGCACCTGCCGTTCGCGCGACCCCGCCCTTGACCACGGATACGCAGAACCTGCTGCTGCTAGACCTGTCGACCGGTGGGCGCGTGACGATCTGGCTGCGTCCCGACGTCGCGCCGTTGATGGTCGAGCGGATCAAGACGCTGACCCGCCAGCATTTCTATGACGGCTTGGCATTCCACCGCGTGATCGATGGCTTCATGGCGCAGGGCGGCGATCCCAAGGGCGACGGCACCGGCGGCTCGACGCTCCCCGACGTGAAGGCCGAGTTCAATTACCTGCCGCACGTCCGCGGCGCGGTGTCGGCTGCCCGGTCGGACAAGGAAGACAGCGCGAACAGCCAGTTCTTCATCGTCTTCCAGCCGCGGCTCAGCCTCGACAAGAAATATACCGTATTCGGTCGCGTGATCGACGGGATGCAGTACGTGGATGCGATCGAGCGCGGCGAGCCGCCGGCGAACCCGTCGCGGATCGTCCATGCGTATATCGCCGCAGACAATCCTCCGGCGTATATCGCTGGTCCTCCGGCCCCTGCACTCGGTGCACCGGTGACGTTGCCTGGTACGGCTACGGGCTCGAACGCGGCCAAGCCAAAGCTCGCGCCGGCTGCTCGCAAGGCGCCGGTAAAGAAGGCTCCTGCAAAGAAGTGA
- the coaD gene encoding pantetheine-phosphate adenylyltransferase, with amino-acid sequence MTARIGVYPGTFDPVTLGHMDIIRRGAKLVDRLVIGVTTNPSKSPMFTIEERMATVRREVADVDGDIDVVAFDSLLMDFAERQGAKVIVRGLRAVADFEYEYQMAGMNQQINPRVETVFLMADVALQPIASRLVKEIALYGGDIAKFVPEAVREEVVARVEKIGRKGS; translated from the coding sequence ATGACCGCACGGATTGGCGTTTACCCGGGGACCTTCGATCCCGTCACCCTGGGTCATATGGACATCATCCGGCGCGGCGCGAAGCTGGTCGACCGGCTGGTGATCGGGGTGACGACCAACCCGTCCAAGTCGCCGATGTTCACGATCGAAGAGCGGATGGCGACGGTGCGCCGCGAGGTAGCGGACGTCGATGGCGACATCGACGTGGTCGCGTTCGATTCGCTGCTGATGGACTTTGCCGAGCGGCAGGGCGCGAAGGTGATCGTCCGCGGGCTGCGTGCGGTCGCCGATTTCGAATACGAGTATCAGATGGCGGGGATGAACCAGCAGATCAATCCGCGCGTCGAGACGGTGTTCCTGATGGCCGACGTCGCGTTGCAGCCGATCGCGAGCCGGCTGGTCAAGGAGATCGCGCTGTACGGCGGTGATATCGCCAAATTCGTGCCGGAAGCGGTGCGCGAAGAGGTCGTCGCGCGGGTCGAGAAGATCGGGCGCAAGGGGAGCTGA
- the relB gene encoding type II toxin-antitoxin system RelB family antitoxin, with protein sequence MANLTPIASEFATSEDAAPYDTWFRAKVERAMASDKPSIPHDQVMAMMQAIIDKHKPR encoded by the coding sequence ATGGCAAACCTGACCCCCATCGCGTCGGAGTTCGCGACTAGCGAGGACGCCGCGCCGTATGACACCTGGTTCCGCGCCAAGGTCGAGCGCGCGATGGCGTCGGACAAACCCAGCATCCCGCACGATCAAGTGATGGCAATGATGCAGGCTATCATCGACAAACACAAACCACGTTGA
- the queA gene encoding tRNA preQ1(34) S-adenosylmethionine ribosyltransferase-isomerase QueA yields the protein MNVDLFDFDLPTDNIALRPAAPRDAARMLVLEGDRTTDAGVSDLPSLLRRGDMLVFNDTRVIPAQLDGRRGDAKIGATLHKREGPRRWRAFIRNARRLRDGDVIDFGNGVSAAAVDREDDGSYALVFAGDEPVELLLERAGHMPLPPYIAGKRPTDERDADDYQTMFASEPGAVAAPTAALHFTPKLMAALDAAGIGHATLTLHVGAGTFLPVKATDTTEHKMHAEWGRIDAATADRLNAVRANGGRVIAVGTTSLRLIESATGEDDVIRPFDGDTAIFITPGYRFRGIDGLMTNFHLPRSTLFMLVSALIGRERMQAAYAHAIAQKYRFYSYGDASLLLP from the coding sequence TTGAACGTCGACCTTTTCGACTTCGACCTGCCGACCGACAACATCGCGCTCCGCCCTGCGGCGCCGCGCGATGCTGCGCGGATGCTGGTGCTCGAAGGTGATCGCACCACGGATGCGGGCGTGTCGGACCTGCCTTCGCTCCTGCGGCGTGGCGACATGCTCGTGTTCAACGATACGCGGGTGATCCCGGCGCAGCTCGATGGACGGCGCGGCGATGCCAAGATCGGCGCGACGTTGCACAAGCGCGAGGGGCCGCGGCGGTGGCGGGCGTTCATCCGCAACGCGCGGCGGCTGCGCGACGGCGATGTGATCGACTTCGGCAACGGAGTCAGCGCGGCGGCGGTCGATCGCGAGGATGACGGCAGCTACGCGCTGGTATTCGCGGGCGACGAGCCGGTCGAACTGCTGCTAGAACGCGCGGGGCACATGCCCCTGCCCCCGTATATCGCTGGTAAGCGCCCGACCGACGAACGCGATGCAGACGATTACCAGACGATGTTCGCGTCCGAGCCGGGTGCGGTGGCGGCTCCTACGGCGGCGCTGCACTTTACGCCGAAGCTGATGGCGGCGCTCGATGCGGCGGGCATCGGGCATGCCACGCTGACGCTGCATGTCGGCGCGGGGACGTTCCTTCCCGTGAAGGCGACCGACACGACCGAGCACAAGATGCACGCGGAATGGGGTCGGATCGATGCCGCCACCGCCGATCGGCTCAACGCGGTCCGCGCGAACGGTGGTCGTGTGATCGCGGTCGGGACGACGTCTCTGCGGCTGATCGAGAGCGCGACCGGCGAGGACGACGTGATCCGCCCGTTCGACGGCGACACCGCCATCTTCATCACGCCGGGATATCGCTTTCGCGGCATCGACGGACTGATGACCAACTTCCACCTGCCGCGCTCGACGTTGTTCATGCTGGTCTCGGCGCTGATAGGGCGCGAGCGGATGCAGGCGGCGTATGCGCATGCGATCGCTCAAAAGTATCGCTTCTACAGCTATGGCGACGCCTCGCTTCTGCTGCCATGA